The genomic window GTGTATCCACCCCAATATGACGCCAAAAATGGCGAATTGGGCAAAGCCGACAAGCAGTTCAACCCGAACCCAGGCCCCGATTGATGGCACAAGGTATTTTGACGGCTCCACAATCGCGATGTAGCTGACCAGAAATGCGCCGAAAATCAGGGAGACCAATATCCCGTCTGCGACGCGCACCCCGTCACCTTTCCAGACATGCAGAGCCATGGAAAGCAGCGCGCCCTGAAAGACTATGACCAGCAATCCAAGCGGGATGACCGGATCGGGGCGCATGAAGCTTACGGAGGCAAAGTGATCCTTGTTGATCACGAAATGCGAAAGCCCCTGCGCGGCAAAGGACACGATCATGAACGCCACGACCGATAAGACATGCTGCAACATCGGGGATCCTCCATCTGCTATTTCGCTTGCGATTTGCAAGTGACGTCTTGATAGCTAAGGTGCTTTCTTTTTGCAAGCGCCATCGGCCCGGGCTATGATATCCGTATGGTGAAAAAATCTTCAGCGGAATGGCACGGATGTCCGATCCGCTATGGTGGCGCGATTTTCGGCGATATCTGGTCTCTGCTGATTTTGCGGGACATCATGTTCAAAGACGCGCGGCATTATGCGGATTTCCTGAATGCAGGAGAGGGCATTTCGACCAATATTCTGGCGTCCCGGCTGTCGAAGCTTGAGGCGGAAGGCATCCTGACCAAAGCGCAGGACCCCGGCAACAAGGCGCGTTACCTGTATGGTCTTACGGACAAGGGCAAAGGGCTGGTTCCAGTGCTTCTGGAAATCATGTGCTGGTCAGAAACCTGGGATGATCAGACTGAAGTTCCAAAGGATTTTGCACGCGCATTGAAAGAAGATCGCGCCGCGCTGGTGAAAAACACCATCGCGAAACTGTAGGTTTATCGTTTGGGTTGAGACAGGCGCCTCGGTTATGTGTAGCATCCACAAGCTTGAGCCTGGCAGTCTGCCCTGCCCTCAAAAATCCAGATTCTCCACGCTCAGCGCGTTTTGCTGGATGAAGTCGCGCCTTGGTTCCACAACATCCCCCATCAGTTTGGTGAAAATGTCATCGGCCTCCGCCAGATCGTCGATTTTCACCTGCAGCAGGGTCCGGGCCTCGTGGTCCAGCGTGGTTTCCCAAAGCTGGTCGGGGTTCATCTCCCCCAGGCCTTTATAACGTTGCAGGCTCAGCCCCTTGGCGCCTTCCTCAAGGATCGCATCCAGCAATTCGGTCGGCCCGTGGATCAGCACGTCACGATCCTTGCGGGACAGATGCGAAGGGTCGCGGTAAACCTCGCGGCTGTCTTTCGAGACCGAGGAGAGTTTGCGCGCCTCGCCCGAGCGGAGGACAGCGCCGTCCAGCGTGCGAATCTCCTCGACACCGCGCAGCACGCGGGACAGGCGAATGCCGTGATCCTGGGTAATGCGCCCCTGCCAGCCGCGTTCGTATTCGACCGCCACCAGATCAAGCCGCTTGGCCACATCATCGGCAACGCCCTGCAGGTCGGTATCGGCGCGGCCCTGATCGAAGGCGCCGGCGATGGCGGCCTGTTCCAGAATCCGGCGCGGATAATGGGTCGGGAAAGCATCCAGCACCCGTTTGAAGGCGCGGGCGGCATCGACCACGCGGGCAAGATCGGCCCCGGCAATCTCTTCCCCGATTGCAGGCGCAGGGTGGCCCCCTCGACACCTTGCTGAATCAGATAATCATCAAGGCTGGCCTGATCTTTCAGATAGACCTCGGATTTGCCGCGCGCGACTTTGTACAGCGGTGGCTGGGCGATGTAGAGATACCCGCCCTCGATCAGTTCGGGCATCTGCCGGAAGAAGAAGGTCAGCAGCAGGGTACGGATATGGGCACCATCCACATCCGCATCGGTCATGATGATGACCTTGTGGTAGCGCAGTTTCGAGATGTCGAATTCATCGCGGCCGATACCGGTGCCAAGTGCGGTGATCAGGGTGCCGATTTCCTGTGAGCCCAGCATCCGGTCAAACCGGGCGCGTTCCACGTTGAGGATTTTACCGCGAAGTGGCAGAACCGCCTGATTGTAGCGGGACCGGCCCTGTTTGGCGGATCCGCCGGCACTGTCGCCCTCAACCAGGAACAGTTCGGATTTGCCCGGGTCCTTTTCCTGGCAATCGGCCAGCTTGCCGGGGAGAGAGGCGATATCCATCGCGGTTTTGCGACGGGTCAGTTCGCGGGCTTTGCGTGCCGCCTCGCGGGCAAGCGCGGCCTCGACGATCTTGCTGACGATGACGCGGGCCTCGTTGGGATGTTCCTCGAACCATTCCGACAGTTTTTCGTTCATCAGGCTTTCAACCGCCGGGCGCACCTCGGACGAGACCAGTTTATCCTTGGTCTGGCTTGAGAATTTCGGGTCAGGGACCTTGACGCTGAGAACACAGGTCAGCCCTTCGCGTGCATCATCGCCGGTGAAATTTACCTTTTCCTTCTTCGCAATCCCCGAAGACCCCGCATAAAGATTGATCGTCCGGGTCAGCGCGCCGCGGAACCCGGCCAGATGGGTGCCGCCATCGCGTTGCGGGATGTTGTTGGTGAAGGGCAGAACGGTTTCATGATAGCTGTCATTCCACCACATGGCGACCTCGATCCCGATGCCGTCCTTTTCGCCGGTGATAAAGATCGGCTCTTCCATGGCAGAGGTTTTTGACCGGTCGAGATAACGCACGAATTCGCGCACGCCACCTTCATAGAACAGTTCCGAGCGCAGCGGCTCGGCAGGGCGTTCATCTTCCAGAATGATACGCACGCCCGAATTCAGGAAGGCCAGTTCGCGCAGGCGGTTTTCAAGCGTCTTGAAACTGTAATCGAGGTTCGAAAAGGTCTCAGCCGAGGCCATGAACCGCACTTCGGTGCCCTTGCGCCCGTTTGCATCGCCCAGAACCTCAAGATGTTTGGTGGTAAAGCCGCCTTCAAACCGGGCGCTGTGTTCCTTGCCATCGCGCCAGATGCGCAGTTCCAGCCAGTCGCTCAACGCGTTGACGACCGACACACCGACGCCATGCAACCCACCGGACACCTTATAGGAGTTCTGGTCGAATTTGCCGCCCGCATGAAGCTGGGTCATGATGACTTCGGCCGCCGATACACCTTCTTCCTCGTGAATACCCACGGGAATGCCACGACCATTATCGCTGACCGAAACGCTGTTATCGGCGTGGATTTTGACGTTTACGGCATCCGCATGGCCCGCCAGGGCCTCGTCAATCCCGTTATCCACGACCTCATACACCATATGATGCAGGCCGCTGCCATCATCGGTGTCACCGATATACATGCCGGGGCGTTTGCGGACCGCCTCCAACCCTTTGAGAACTTTGATGGAATCGGCGCCATATTCTTCAGACGCAGGTGCATTTTCGGCCATGCGGACCTCTGTTGTTCTTATAGGTAATTTATAGGGGGTTTGGGGGGATGTCACGCAGATGACACAAGATTTAGGGGTTGGTCAGGGCGATTGCCACAGCGACAGTCATAAGCAGCACACCGGCGACCTGATTGGTGCGTTTCAGCGCCCCGGGCGAGGCGATCAGCAGCCGGGCACGATCCACAAAGGCCGCGAAGGCAAAATTGCAAAGCAGGGGCACAATCACGGAAATCACCGCAATGGCAAGAATGTCGGGTGCGGTGATCGCCGTCAGATCAAAGAAACCCGGCAACATCCCCATGTAGAACAGCACGGCTTTCGGATTGGCGAGGATCGCGGCAAGCCCGGCAGCAAAACCTGCCCATTGCCCGGGCCGGTTCAGACGGCTGTCGGTGTCAATGCGTTTATCCGCATGGTAGATCAGAAGCAGGCCCATGGCTGCGAAAACCAGCACCGCCAGCCAGCGCAGCAGGTCCATCACCCAGGCATAGCTGCCGACAATCCAGGCCAGACCCAGGATCGCCAGAAGTGACCAGACCATATCACCGATTGCCACGCCCAGCATCAGCGGGATCGCCCCGCGTATGCCATGGCCAAGGGTGCGCGCGGTCAGCGCCAGCCAGACCGGCCCCGGCGTCACGAACAGGATGAAAAGCGCACCTGCATAAAGCGCGATCTGGGCGAGTGTAAGGCTCATGAGAAATGGATGGCGGAGACACCGCTGCGTTCAGTGACAGATATATGCTGCGCCCGGTCGCCCAGATCGGTGAACAGGTCGGCGCCTGTGCCGGTCAGCCAGGCCTGGGTGTCCAGCGCGCAGATCTCGTCGAACAGGGCCGCGCGGCGGCTGGCATCCAGATGGGCGGCGACCTCATCCAGCAGGACAAGGGGCGCGGTGCCGGTGTCTTCACGAAGCGCCCGGGCATTGGCGAGGATCAGCGAGATCAGCAGCGCCTTCTGCTCGCCGGTGGAACATTGCGCCGCCGGGGCGCCCTTGGCGGCATAGATACCGGCAATGTCACTGCGATGGGGGCCGATCAGGCTGCGCCCTGCCGCCAGATCGCGGGGGCGGGAGGCGGCAAAAGCCGCGGCGAAATCCCCGGCCGCGCGCAGGGCTTCGCCGCCTTCGGCTTCTCTCAGGGTCAGATCGGCGGTGGGAAACGCGGTTTGCGCACCCTGCTGGGCAGAGCTGATCCGGCTGAGCGCCGCATGGCGGTTGCCGGTGATTTTCGCCGCCGCATCAGACATTTGCACCTCGATCGCGTCATACCAATGGGCATCGCGCACCATGTCTTTCAGCAGCCGGTTACGCTCCCGCATGGCCTTGTCATAGGCCAGAACGGCCTCGGCATGGGCGGGGGTGAAGCTCATCGTCATCCGGTCGAAGAACCGCCGCCGCCCATCGGCCCCCTCGATCCAGAGCCGGTCCTGCGCCGGGACCAGCCAGACCATGGGCAGAATCCGGGCCAGCGCGGTTTGCGGCGCGGTTTTGCCGTCAATCTGCAGGGTTCTGGGCTGGCCCGTCTCGGCCCCGGTGGTCAGTTCATGGGTCAGATCACCGGCGATCCCGGCGCTGATTTTCCAGCCAAGGGATTCGGGTTTGCGGGCAATGTCATCGCCTGTGGCCCGGCGCAGACCGCGACCGGGTGACAGCAGGGAAACCGCCTCCAATATATTGGTTTTGCCTGCGCCATTGGGGCCGTAAAGCGCCAGAGGGCGGCCATCAAGCGCCAGATCCGCCCGTTTATGGGACCGGAAATGGGACAGGTGCAGATGGGTAAGAAAGACCTTCATCGCGGCATCCCATCAACGCGGGGAGGCGTTTTCTTCGAAGAAAACGGGGTGGGAAACGCGCGTTTTCCGGCGCGCTGTCACACGCGCATCGGCATGACGACATAGACGGCGGAACTGTCACCGCCTTCCTGCATCAGGGTCGGGTCGCCCGCGGAATTGAACAGGAACACGGCATTCTCACGATCGACCTGAGAGGCGATCTCCAGCAGGTATTTCGCGTTGAACCCGATCTCCAGTTTCTCATCGCCATAGGCCACGGCCAGTTCTTCCTCGGCATTGCCGCTGTCAGGGGCGTTGACCGACAGGATCAGGCGGTCTTCATCCAGTGCCAGTTTCACCGCGCGCGACCGTTCGGAAGATACGGTCGCCACCCGGTCCACGGCTTTGGCGAAATCACCGGCATCCACTTCCATCCTGCGGGTGTTGCCGGTGGGGATGACGCGGGAATAATCGGGGAAGGTACCGTCGATGACTTTCGAGGTCAGCGTGATCTCGGGCGTGGCAAAGCGAATCTTCGTCTCGGACACGGAAACCGCAATCTCAGCGTCATCATCTTCCAGCAGTTTGCGCAATTCGCCCACGGTTTTGCGGGGCACAATGACGCCGGGCAGCGCTTCGGCCCCATCTGGCAGGGTCGTATCGACGCGTGCAAGGCGGTGCCCATCGGTGGCAACCGCGCGCAGCACTTTGCCGGTTTCACCATCGGCCACATGGAAATAGACGCCGTTCAGATAATACCGCGTCTCTTCCGTCGAGATTGCGAATTTGGATTTGTCGAAAAGGCGGCGCAGATCCGGGGCCTTGGCCGAGAAATTCGCGGAATATTCCGTTGAGGTCATCACCGGGAAATCTTCCTTGGGCAGGGTCGCCAGCGAGAAGTTCGAGCGTCCGGCCTCCACCGTCAGCCGACCTGAAGCGCCATCATCACTCAGTTGCACCAGCGCCCCGTCAGGCAGCTTGCGCACGATCTCATGCAAGGTCACCGCGCTGACGGTTGTGGCGCCGGCCCGTTCAACCTGGGCGTTGATCTTGTCGACCACCTCGATATCCAGATCCGTGGCGCGGAAGGACACCGCATCGCCTTCGGCCTCGATCAGCACATTGGCCAGGATCGGGATGGTGTTGCGGCGTTCGACCACGGATTGCGCTTGGCTTACCGCGCTCAACAATGTGGCGCGTTCGATCGAGATTTTCATGCCCGGGCTCCGACAGATAACAGGGCGGTGAGAGTACCCCCTCCACCCGCAGGCTCAAGTGTTTTGTTGGAGTGTCGCGGTTCGGGCCGCCGCGTCAATGGGGTTCAGCGCGGTTTCGGCCCGATTTCCCGCGATTTTAGACGTTTACGCCTCCAGCATCCGGCGCAGCAGTTCCGCATCCTCGGCGATCTGGCTGTCCACCGTCATCAGTTCCTCGATCTTGCGGACACCATGCAGAATGGTGGTGTGATCGCGTCGGCCCAGTTTCAGCCCGATCTCGGGCAGGGAACGTGTGGTCAGTTTCTTGCAGAGATACATGGCCATCTGCCGGGGCCGCGCATTGTTGCGGGCGCGGCTGGGGCCGATCAGATCGGCCTGGCGGATATTGTAATGTTCGCAGACCTTCTTGAATATCTCATCCATCGTCACCTTGCGGTCGGTGGCGCGCAGGATATCACTCAGGCATTCCTGGGTCAGATCCATGGTGATTTCAGACCCGATAAGATCGGCAAAGGCGAACAGCCGG from Rhodophyticola sp. CCM32 includes these protein-coding regions:
- a CDS encoding winged helix-turn-helix transcriptional regulator translates to MVKKSSAEWHGCPIRYGGAIFGDIWSLLILRDIMFKDARHYADFLNAGEGISTNILASRLSKLEAEGILTKAQDPGNKARYLYGLTDKGKGLVPVLLEIMCWSETWDDQTEVPKDFARALKEDRAALVKNTIAKL
- a CDS encoding LysE family translocator, with product MSLTLAQIALYAGALFILFVTPGPVWLALTARTLGHGIRGAIPLMLGVAIGDMVWSLLAILGLAWIVGSYAWVMDLLRWLAVLVFAAMGLLLIYHADKRIDTDSRLNRPGQWAGFAAGLAAILANPKAVLFYMGMLPGFFDLTAITAPDILAIAVISVIVPLLCNFAFAAFVDRARLLIASPGALKRTNQVAGVLLMTVAVAIALTNP
- the recF gene encoding DNA replication/repair protein RecF (All proteins in this family for which functions are known are DNA-binding proteins that assist the filamentation of RecA onto DNA for the initiation of recombination or recombinational repair.), whose translation is MKVFLTHLHLSHFRSHKRADLALDGRPLALYGPNGAGKTNILEAVSLLSPGRGLRRATGDDIARKPESLGWKISAGIAGDLTHELTTGAETGQPRTLQIDGKTAPQTALARILPMVWLVPAQDRLWIEGADGRRRFFDRMTMSFTPAHAEAVLAYDKAMRERNRLLKDMVRDAHWYDAIEVQMSDAAAKITGNRHAALSRISSAQQGAQTAFPTADLTLREAEGGEALRAAGDFAAAFAASRPRDLAAGRSLIGPHRSDIAGIYAAKGAPAAQCSTGEQKALLISLILANARALREDTGTAPLVLLDEVAAHLDASRRAALFDEICALDTQAWLTGTGADLFTDLGDRAQHISVTERSGVSAIHFS
- the dnaN gene encoding DNA polymerase III subunit beta, whose product is MKISIERATLLSAVSQAQSVVERRNTIPILANVLIEAEGDAVSFRATDLDIEVVDKINAQVERAGATTVSAVTLHEIVRKLPDGALVQLSDDGASGRLTVEAGRSNFSLATLPKEDFPVMTSTEYSANFSAKAPDLRRLFDKSKFAISTEETRYYLNGVYFHVADGETGKVLRAVATDGHRLARVDTTLPDGAEALPGVIVPRKTVGELRKLLEDDDAEIAVSVSETKIRFATPEITLTSKVIDGTFPDYSRVIPTGNTRRMEVDAGDFAKAVDRVATVSSERSRAVKLALDEDRLILSVNAPDSGNAEEELAVAYGDEKLEIGFNAKYLLEIASQVDRENAVFLFNSAGDPTLMQEGGDSSAVYVVMPMRV